The Triticum aestivum cultivar Chinese Spring chromosome 3A, IWGSC CS RefSeq v2.1, whole genome shotgun sequence genome includes a region encoding these proteins:
- the LOC100873103 gene encoding transcription factor RAX1, with amino-acid sequence MGRAPCCDRAAVKRGPWSPEEDDALRDYMQLHGNTGSWITLPNKAGLKRCGKSCRLRWLNYLRPDIRHGGFTDEEDTIIYSLYSQLGSKWSLIASQLERRTDNDVKNHWNTKLKKRLAAAAAAFSTRRSPSFMPLPAPAPAHAHPSPLLPLPVPTVKAETYTYDDFLAPTAGLQDPFAAEGSSSASAALQDPFAAEGSSSASAALPDTLAGEGSTSASAASSGSNWSAVDNAGGFFVDFCAAGADLAAADQFLGGFYYPLDPTLSLV; translated from the exons ATGGGGAGGGCGCCGTGCTGCGACAGGGCGGCGGTGAAGCGGGGCccgtggtcgccggaggaggacgaCGCGCTGCGCGACTACATGCAGCTCCACGGCAACACCGGCAGCTGGATCACCCTCCCCAACAAAGCCG GGCTcaagaggtgcggcaagagctgcaGGCTGCGGTGGCTCAACTACCTCCGCCCCGACATCCGCCACGGCGGCTTCACCGACGAGGAGGACACCATCATCTACTCCCTCTACAGCCAGCTCGGCAGCAA GTGGTCGCTGATCGCGTCGCAGCTGGAGAGGAGGACGGACAACGACGTCAAGAACCACTGGAACACCAAGCTCAagaagcgcctcgccgccgccgccgccgccttctccacccgCCGCTCCCCGTCCTTCATGCCGCTGCCGGCGCCGGCCCCAGCTCACGCGCACCCGTCGCCGCTGCTCCCGCTCCCCGTGCCGACCGTGAAGGCCGAGACGTACACCTACGACGACTTCCTGGCGCCGACCGCCGGGCTGCAGGACCCGTTCGCCGCCGAGGGCTCGTCTTCGGCCTCCGCCGCGCTGCAGGACCCGTTCGCCGCGGAGGGCTCGTCCTCGGCCTCCGCCGCGCTCCCGGACACGCTCGCCGGCGAGGGCTCGACGTCGGCCTCCGCCGCGTCGTCGGGGTCCAACTGGTCGGCGGTCGACAACGCCGGCGGGTTCTTCGTGGACTTCTGCGCGGCCggcgccgacctcgccgccgcgGACCAGTTCCTCGGCGGCTTCTACTACCCTCTCGACCCGACCCTGTCACTAGTGTAG